Part of the Brassica oleracea var. oleracea cultivar TO1000 chromosome C8, BOL, whole genome shotgun sequence genome is shown below.
CCCGGAATCGAAGCCTGCTCGCCCTGATCCGGTGGATATGGACGAAGACGAGAAAGAAATGCTTTCTGAAGCGAGGGCGAGGTTGGCTAACACTAGGGGGAAGAAGGCTAAGAGAAAAGCTAGAGAGAAGCAGCTCGAGGAAGCGAGGAGGCTTGCTTCTTTGCAGAAGAGGAGAGAGTTGAAGGCGGCTGGGATTGGTAATAGTCATAGGAAAAGGAAACGGAAGGGGATTGATTATAATGCGGAGATTCCTTTTGAGAAGAGGGCGCCTGCGGGGTTTTATGATACTGCTGATGAAGATCGTCCTGCTGATCAGGTGAAGTTTCCGACAACCATTGAGGATCTTGAAGGGAGAAGAAGAGCTGATGTGGAAGCGCAGTTGCGCAGACAAGATGTTGCGAGGAACAAAATTGCTGAGAGAAGGGATGCTCCAGCAGCTATATTGCAAGCGAATAAGATGAATGATCCTGAAGCTGTTAGGAAGAGGTCGAAGCTAATGTTACCGCCACCGCAGATTTCAGATCACGAGTTAGAGGAGATTGCAAAGATGGGGTACGCTAGCGATCTTCTTGCGGAGAATGAGGAGCTAACAGAAGGCAGTGCTGCTACTCGTGCGCTTTTGGCGAATTACTCACAAACACCAAGGCAAGGGATGACGCCCATGAGGACGCCTCAAAGAACTCCTGCTGGTAAAGGTGATGCTATTATGATGGAAGCAGAGAATCTGGCTAGATTGAGAGACTCTCAGACACCTTTGCTAGGAGGAGAGAATCCTGAGTTGCACCCTTCTGACTTCACCGGGGTCACTCCTAGGAAGAAAGAGATTCAAACGCCTAATCCGATGCTGACTCCTTCAATGACTCCTTCGATGACTCCTGGTGGTGCCGGCCTTACTCCCAGACTTGGCTTGACGCCATCAAGGGATGGTTCTTCTTTCGCTATGACACCTAGAGGTACTCCCTTCAGGGATGAACTTCACATAAATGAAGACATGGACATGCACGAGAGCGCTAAACTTGAGGGGCAGAGACGAGAGGAAGCTAGAAGGAGCTTACGCACTGGACTTACTGGGCTTCCTCAGCCAAGGAACGAGTACCAGATAGTTGCACAACCTCCTCCAGAGGAAAGTGAAGAGCAAGAAGAGAAAATTGAGGAAGACATGTCAGACAAGATAGCTAGAGAAAAGGCTGAGGAGGAAGCGAGACAGCAGGCACTACTTAGGAAAAGGTCCAAGGTGTTGCAGAGAGATCTTCCTAGACCTCCAGCAGCTTCGTTAGAACTAATTAAGAACTCGTTGCTTTCAGCCAACGGAGACAAAAGTTCTGTTGTTCCTCCTACTCCAGAAGAGGTTGCAGATAAATTGGTTAGAAGGGAGCTTCTACAGTTGCTGGAGCATGATAATGCAAAGTATCCTCTTGATGGGAAAGCTGAGAAAAAGAAAGGAGCCAAGAACCGTGCTAACAGTTCTGGTTCTCAAGTTACTCCAATCGAAGATTTTGAGGAAAATGATCTCGAAGAGGTATGAATATGAATAATATCTTCCTGATCTCAGTTTACTTTTGTCGTTTAGTTGATTTATTACTTTGAACTACCTTTAGAGTCCTTAAATTTCTCTGGGTTTATGGATAGGTTGCTTGATGGATATTATGCACATGGGTTTGAAGCAACACCTTTAATCTTGTATACGATAGGGGCTGTCTAATGAAAGCATTCCATGATTTTTATGGTAGGCTGACAAGATGATAAAGGAGGAGGGGAAGTTTCTTTGCAAGGCAATGGGAAACGAGAACAAGACCCTTGAAGATTTCGTAAAAGCTCACGACGATTGCGTGAAGGATCTCATGTACTTCCCCACACGAAATGCTTACGGGCCCTCAAGTGTTGCTGTGAAGGCAGAGAAAGTTGCAGCTTTGCAAGTGGAGATGGAGAATGCGAGAAAAAAGATGGAGGAAGATGAGAAGAAGGCAGAACATATGAAGGCTAAGTATAAAACTTACACAAAGGGTCATGAGGTATAAGTATAGTCCTCATTGCATGTATCTCAATTCTGAAACTATAGAGTACTATCGCTTTTAAGGTTGCTGTAATGTTTAATGATTTACTATTTGTTCATTTGACAGAAACGGGCAGAGACCGTGTGGAGCCAAATAGAGGCGAGTTTGAAGCAGATTGAGATTGGTGGAACAGAAGTGGAGTGCTTTAAAGCATTGAAGAGGCAAGAAGAGATGGCTGCGTCTTTCAGGAAGAAGAATCTGGAGGAAGAAGTGGTCAAGCAAAAGGAGACGGAGAGGAAACTGCAAGCGAGCTATGGAAAACTGTTGTCAACGCTTGAAAAAGCAGAGGAGATAATGGTCGGGTTCCGAGTACAAGCATTGAAACAAGCGGACGTTGAAGATTCTCACAATCTGAAAGAAGCTAAGCTAGCCACTGGAGAGGAAGAGGACGTTGCCATATCCACGGAAGCTTCTTCTTAAACATCTGTCAGAACTTGAGTTTTGTATTGTTTCCAAGTTATAAGGATACGCAGCTTGACCTTTGTATTTGGTTCCAAGTTTTATGAGTCATGACTCTGTAAATGTTGTGATATTTCTCAGTTGTATGCTTATTGCAATGATCTAGAAATTTGATCTAGTATGACAGATCGTGAGAATCTTTAACCTCTTTAATATTAAAAAAAAAAAAACTCATGGCTTGAATATCGTTTAAACCGAAATCAACATTACATTTTTGGTGGAAAACCAAAATCAAAAAATGTAGTCTGTGTAAACATTATTAAATGGAAAGCAAAACAACGTAATTTTTAGAGTTTCAGCCTCTTTTCAAAACTAAGAAGGCTCTCAGTTCTACTCCACAACTTCAATAAGGGTGGGCTCGTAGTCAGCGGGAGCCACAAATCCATGGAGGTTCATCACGGTAGCAGCTACATTGGCAAGTCCTGGTATCTCCAGATCCTTGCGGAACCTCACTCCTTCAGACAGTCCTGGTCCTCCAATGGCAATTGGCACCTGCAACACATTCCAATCAGTATCCACAATGCCACATAAAGTCTATACCAATGTATTAAGTTACTGTAATAACGCAGAACACAGATATGGACTTACTGGTTTGAGAGTGTGGGAGGTAAGAATCTGAAGCTTCCCTTCTTTATCCAAAGCAGGCTTTCCAGCCTTATCCCTCTTAACCATGTCCTCTGCGTTTCCGTGATCAGCAGTCACAACGTAAATGCCTTTCACTTGTTCAATTGCATCTAGGATCATCTGCAAAAACCAAACCAGGCCCAACACCATTAGTGGACTGAGTCACTCAACCATATCATCAAGACTCTTCAATGCACTTTTAAGAAAAAAAAGAAAATTAGTACCTTCACAGCAACATCCGCAGCCTCGCAAGCAACAACCGTTGCATCAATGTCACCTGTATGTCCAACCATATCACTGTTTGGCAAGTTAACTCGCACCTGATCAAACTTGCCACTTAGAATCGCGTCCCTCGCCTTCTCAGCAATCTCCAATGCCTTCATCTTTGGCTTGACATTGAATGAGATTCCACTGTCACTTGGGATTTCAACATACTGCTCCAGTTTCTCGTTGAAATATCCTGATCGGTTTCCATTCCAGAAGAATGTCACATGCCCAAACTTGACCGTCTCACTGTTTCACATACATTGACATATATACATGTTCAGTTCAAAAAAAAAAATCCAAGCTAGATCATTAGCATGATATAGACCACTAATGAGCAAAACAACTACAATATAAAAGAAGAAAGAAGTTTAAGAACCTGCAAGCAAAAGTACTGACGCCATTGTGAGTCAAATATTCACCAGAGGTTCTATCAATCTCCGGGGGAGAAACAAGGTAACGGCTCGGAAGCTTTAGCTCTCCATCATACTCAAGCATACCAGCGTAACGGATCTTTGGGAACCTCACGCGGTCAAACTTGTCAAAGTCCTCGTACTCAAGCGCCTTGGCGTGCATAACCATACGGTCAGCCCTGAAGTTGAACGTGACAACTGCATCACCGTCCACGATAGGACCAACGGCTTTCCCTGCGTCGTCAACAATCACAAACGGAGGGAGGTACTGGTCGTTAGCGCCAGGCTCCTTCCTCAGAGTCTTGACAGCTTCAACAGCGTTTTTGAACTTGTGGGGAGCTTCTCCAAGCACCTGAGCGTCCCAGCCACGCTTCACAACACCCCAATCGTTCTCGTACCGGTCCAGAGTCACGTACATACGGCCTCCACCAGAGGCAATCTGAGCGTCCACGCCGTTCTCACGCAGCTTAGCGAGGTCGGCTTCGAGAGTCTCCACGAATCCGACGCTTGAACCGTCCAAAACATCACGACCATCAGTAAGAATATGGACACGGATTCTCTTAGCACCACGTTCAGCAGAGCCCTTGATCAGCAACTACACAAGAAACACAACAAAATATGTCTAATCAACAACAATCAGACAGAAGTTAAACATGTAGAGTGTTGAAGAAAAAAGATCAATACTTGGAGCTGGTCGAGACGAGAGTGGACTCCACCGTCACTGAGAAGTCCAACGAAGTGCAAAGTGTTCTTCTCGAAAGACTCAGAGACGTATTTGAAGCCTTCACCGTCGAAGATTTTGCCGGAAGCGAGAGCAATGTCGCAAAGCTTAGCACCTTGAGCGAAGATACGACCAGCACCGAGTGCATTGTGACCAACCTCACTGTTTCCCATATCGTCTTCACTAGGGAGTCCAACAGCTGTTCCATGGGCTTTGATCAACGTCCATGTATCAGGACGTCCCTGTAAAAAAAGGTGAAGATTAGTATAGTTCGACGGAATAATAAAACCCTAAACCCTGACGCAAGAAATAAAAATCCAAATTTTTATAATTGAGGTTTAACTGAAATAAATTACTAATAATTAAATCCTCTACTCTATACCATAAATTCACAAAATAAATAACCAAATTTTCAGTGATAAAAATCAATAAATGTAAGAAATTAAACCCTTTCAAAAAAAAAAAAATCAATCACCAAATTATTTTAAATAAATAAGTCTTTAAAAACAAATATATATAATAAACCAACTGATTATTTAACTAATTAAAATAATAATCTACTGAATATCCAACAGAAACTGAACCGAAAATCAATTTTGTTTCGTTTCGGTTCAGCCGGTTCGAAGAAAAATTCCAGACCTAGTTAGACTGTTTGTTACAATAGCTCTGACTTATGTACATACTTTTCATAACCGGTATAGTCAAACCACGGTTTATATTAAACCGGACGTACAACTTGATTAACTCTAATAACCTATAAGAGTAGGATAATAAGGTACATACGTTTTTAAGAGAATCCATGGTGGGAGTAGGAGCGGTGTGGATGCAGTTGTACTCATCAGGGGCAGATTCACCCCAGCCATCTAAGACGATCAAGGCGATGGTTTTGCCCTTGGGGAGCTTGGGGTGGTCATCTAGTTTCCAGGCGGAGTTGGTAGCCATAGCTGAGGTTTTGTGATGCGATCGAAAAAAAGCTGTTCAGACAGATCTGAGAAAGAGAAGTGAGTTTGGTGAGGACCAAGGGGCGGCTTTTAATAAGAGTCAAGTTTGGAGATGGGCCCACGTAATGACTAATGGGCCAATTGTATTTCACGCAAATTTAATATTTAGAGGCTCCGAATATTCTTTTGTTTTCCTTTTTTGTTTGTTTCTCTTGTGACTATGCTTTTGTAAAGATACTCTTATATTATACTAATACTTACCATTTTGTTCTTTTCTTCTATATATTTTTAGGAAAAATATATCGTCAAATTTGTAATATAGTGTGAAAAGAATAAGGAAAAAGACTTTCTGAAAACGTCTGTTGATTGGCCTATTGTTCTTACTGCCATTTCTTTTATTTTTTCTTAATGGAAGTAAAACAATACTTTCATTTCTCCAGTCCTATTTTTTAATCGTATTATGGAAAATATTGCCTTGTTACTTACTTCAAGTATTTAATAGTCCTAGTATACGAAATATTGGCTTATTTCCATTACACAATTTTTACTTCCATCTTTTCTTTTATTATAGTGAAGCATTAAGGAATACAGTTCAGGAATTTTACCATATCGTAAAAAAAAAATATGGGAATTTAAAACAATATAAACATAATTTTTCAACGGTTATAAACATAATTTCTCAACGGTTTTCTTCTATGCTATAATAAACATCTGACTTCTTATAACGATTCTTGAATATATACTATTTTTATTAAACTGGCCGGACAAGCGTTGATCATCCTGATCCAGTTAGTGTGACCATGATGTCTGAATATTTTTATTTCTAGACTGATAAACAGAAGGCATTGATCATGCTAAATTCATCTTTCTTTATCAATTTATTAAGGCATTGTCCATGAAAAGGCCTTAAGCAGTGCAGGTTCTAATGAAAACTTTACACTCAAACAAGTAAAAGGAGAAAACAGAATACGAATGAAACAAAGCTAGAAACACCGGAGGAAGAAGAAGCAGAGTTGGGGAGCCTCGGATAATCATCAGGAGAAGGCATAACACATTCATCTCCATTGAACAAGATCCTCCTTGGAAAAGCCCAACCGTTTTTGAAAGTGAAATTCCCTATATCCTTCCCTAGCAATATCTCTGTTTGCACATTTCCAAGCTCTCCTGCTTGCAGCAAAACATCATTGTAAAACTTGAGTCCCCAAAACATCCCTGTGTCATCTGAAACCACACCAACAAAAGTTAAAGACTTAGAAGATGTAATAATTTGAATGAAATAAATAAAAAAATTACTTACTGATGCTTTTGTGAAGAGGTGTCATGGGTTTGTAGTTAAAGCTGAAGACTTGTGTAACGTTATTCAAGTTTGGATGAAGCACCAATAAGTTCCAGTCAGAGTAATTCTTCATCTTATTGAGGTTCGTTGCTGTGATCTTAACCCTCCAATACTTTTTGTAGTTCACTTTGACATGCCAGTGTATGTGGATGGGACACATATGATTCGTACACTGCACCACAGGAGATACTTCCACATGTGGATCATGTTTCTGTTCCAAAAGTGGCGGCATCTCACCAGGCC
Proteins encoded:
- the LOC106311554 gene encoding cell division cycle 5-like protein, encoding MRIMIKGGVWKNTEDEILKAAVMKYGKNQWARISSLLVRKSAKQCKARWYEWLDPSIKKTEWTREEDEKLLHLAKLLPTQWRTIAPIVGRTPSQCLERYEKLLDAACTKDESYEAADDPRKLRPGEIDPNPESKPARPDPVDMDEDEKEMLSEARARLANTRGKKAKRKAREKQLEEARRLASLQKRRELKAAGIGNSHRKRKRKGIDYNAEIPFEKRAPAGFYDTADEDRPADQVKFPTTIEDLEGRRRADVEAQLRRQDVARNKIAERRDAPAAILQANKMNDPEAVRKRSKLMLPPPQISDHELEEIAKMGYASDLLAENEELTEGSAATRALLANYSQTPRQGMTPMRTPQRTPAGKGDAIMMEAENLARLRDSQTPLLGGENPELHPSDFTGVTPRKKEIQTPNPMLTPSMTPSMTPGGAGLTPRLGLTPSRDGSSFAMTPRGTPFRDELHINEDMDMHESAKLEGQRREEARRSLRTGLTGLPQPRNEYQIVAQPPPEESEEQEEKIEEDMSDKIAREKAEEEARQQALLRKRSKVLQRDLPRPPAASLELIKNSLLSANGDKSSVVPPTPEEVADKLVRRELLQLLEHDNAKYPLDGKAEKKKGAKNRANSSGSQVTPIEDFEENDLEEADKMIKEEGKFLCKAMGNENKTLEDFVKAHDDCVKDLMYFPTRNAYGPSSVAVKAEKVAALQVEMENARKKMEEDEKKAEHMKAKYKTYTKGHEKRAETVWSQIEASLKQIEIGGTEVECFKALKRQEEMAASFRKKNLEEEVVKQKETERKLQASYGKLLSTLEKAEEIMVGFRVQALKQADVEDSHNLKEAKLATGEEEDVAISTEASS
- the LOC106311555 gene encoding 2,3-bisphosphoglycerate-independent phosphoglycerate mutase 1, with the translated sequence MATNSAWKLDDHPKLPKGKTIALIVLDGWGESAPDEYNCIHTAPTPTMDSLKNGRPDTWTLIKAHGTAVGLPSEDDMGNSEVGHNALGAGRIFAQGAKLCDIALASGKIFDGEGFKYVSESFEKNTLHFVGLLSDGGVHSRLDQLQLLIKGSAERGAKRIRVHILTDGRDVLDGSSVGFVETLEADLAKLRENGVDAQIASGGGRMYVTLDRYENDWGVVKRGWDAQVLGEAPHKFKNAVEAVKTLRKEPGANDQYLPPFVIVDDAGKAVGPIVDGDAVVTFNFRADRMVMHAKALEYEDFDKFDRVRFPKIRYAGMLEYDGELKLPSRYLVSPPEIDRTSGEYLTHNGVSTFACSETVKFGHVTFFWNGNRSGYFNEKLEQYVEIPSDSGISFNVKPKMKALEIAEKARDAILSGKFDQVRVNLPNSDMVGHTGDIDATVVACEAADVAVKMILDAIEQVKGIYVVTADHGNAEDMVKRDKAGKPALDKEGKLQILTSHTLKPVPIAIGGPGLSEGVRFRKDLEIPGLANVAATVMNLHGFVAPADYEPTLIEVVE